The proteins below come from a single Oncorhynchus tshawytscha isolate Ot180627B linkage group LG22, Otsh_v2.0, whole genome shotgun sequence genomic window:
- the LOC121840427 gene encoding uncharacterized protein LOC121840427 encodes MQYGPAELQSIVEEIRVMYLPFITVVGLLAVFTVALGAPVNQTVGISWNEVTEGSLKLNELAKRLITEELSHLKNVERVVKGPRVLVEATDKCDPKNLRADSMPCLKKMVFALKNYSTVFGIISQFKNNCAKTGKMVNTVVKKLLLDLKEPHPHSEEKWQEVKSWEEPGLCRDNIEKLFSFSILMARVFAPGDPAKHIMDSPKYCI; translated from the exons ATGCAATACGGACCTGCAGAACTGCAATCAATCGTAGAAGAAATCAGAGTCATGTACCTGCCGTTCATAACCGTTGTTGGCCTTCTTGCGGTATTTACAGTTGCATTAGGCGCTCCAGTTAATCAAACAGTTGGAATCAGTTGGAATGAAGTCACAGAGGGCTCGTTAAAACTAAATGAACTTGCTAAAAGACTCATAACTGAG GAGCTCAGTCATTTgaaaaatgtggaaagagttgtCAAAGGGCCAAGAGTGCTGGTGGAAGCCACAGACAAATGTGATCCAAAAAACCTAAGAGCAGATTCAATG CCTTGTCTTAAGAagatggtttttgctctgaagaactacagtacagtatttgGGATAATTAGTCAGTTCAAGAATAACTGTGCAAAAACTGGAAAGATGGTGAACACAGTAGTGAAAAAACTCCTTTTAGACTTGAAG GAGCCCCATCCTCATTCAGAAGAGAAGTGGCAGGAAGTGAAGAGCTGGGAAGAGCCAGGACTGTGTCGTGACAATATTGAGAAGCTGTTCTCCTTCTCCATCCTCATGGCTCGTGTCTTTGCCCCTGGTGATCCTGCAAAACACATAATGGATTCGCCTAAATATTGTATCTAA